The following proteins are co-located in the Pseudomonas antarctica genome:
- the urtB gene encoding urea ABC transporter permease subunit UrtB: MEWLSEFGAIAAMQGFNGLSVFCVLLLMALGLAIIFGQMGVINMAHGEFLTIGAYTTYVCSSLTAHFAPSFQPYYFFFAIALSFLVAGAVGWLVEWAMISRLYKRPLDTLLATWGLSLVMQQTFRSVFGAREVSAEPPAWLMGSVNFTDAIEIPRNGLFMMGLTLLLTAAIFLMLYRSRWGLQVRATVQNRLMSRAVGINTRKVDRMTFALGCGVAGVAGAAFTTIGSTGPTAGSQYIVDTFLVVVFGGAQSLFGTIASAFVIAQTQSLSEFFLSGSMAKVLTLSSVILILMLRPQGLFSIKVRK; encoded by the coding sequence ATGGAATGGCTATCGGAATTTGGGGCCATCGCGGCAATGCAGGGGTTCAACGGCTTGTCCGTGTTCTGCGTGCTGTTGCTGATGGCATTGGGGCTGGCGATCATCTTTGGCCAGATGGGCGTGATCAACATGGCCCACGGTGAGTTCCTGACCATCGGCGCCTACACCACCTACGTGTGCTCCAGCCTTACGGCGCACTTTGCGCCGAGCTTCCAACCCTATTACTTCTTCTTTGCCATCGCCCTGTCATTCCTTGTCGCCGGCGCCGTCGGCTGGCTGGTGGAGTGGGCGATGATCAGCCGCTTGTACAAGCGGCCGCTGGACACGTTGCTCGCCACGTGGGGCTTGTCGCTGGTGATGCAGCAAACCTTCCGTTCGGTGTTTGGCGCCCGTGAAGTCAGCGCCGAGCCCCCGGCCTGGCTGATGGGCTCGGTAAACTTCACCGACGCCATCGAAATCCCGCGCAACGGTTTGTTCATGATGGGCCTGACCTTGCTGCTGACCGCCGCGATCTTCCTCATGCTGTACCGCTCGCGCTGGGGCTTGCAGGTGCGCGCCACGGTACAGAACCGCCTGATGAGCCGCGCCGTGGGCATCAATACGCGCAAGGTCGACCGCATGACCTTTGCCCTCGGCTGCGGCGTCGCCGGTGTGGCGGGCGCGGCCTTCACCACCATCGGTTCCACCGGCCCGACGGCGGGCTCGCAGTACATCGTCGACACCTTCCTGGTGGTGGTGTTCGGCGGCGCGCAAAGCCTGTTCGGCACCATCGCCTCGGCGTTCGTGATCGCCCAGACCCAATCGCTGTCGGAGTTTTTCCTCAGTGGCTCGATGGCCAAGGTACTGACCTTGTCGTCGGTGATCCTGATCCTGATGCTGCGCCCGCAAGGGTTGTTCTCCATCAAAGTGCGCAAGTAG
- the urtA gene encoding urea ABC transporter substrate-binding protein, with protein MAPRLIRSTPLLALSLLAAALFSQGVLADNEGLAVTPTEVTVGQLHSATGTMAISETGSIQAERLAIEQINASGGILGRQIKVIQEDGASDWPTFAEKAKKLLVNDKVAAVFGCWTSASRKAVLPIFEKENGLLYYPTFYEGLEQSKNVIYTGQEATQQILASLDWIAKTKGAKTFYLVGSDYIWPRTSMKIARKHIENVLHGTVVGEDYYPLGNTQFGSLINKVKLKKPDVVFAAVVGGSNVAFYKQLNAAGVNASKQTLLTLSVTEDELLGIGGENMAGFYASMKYFQSLDNPNNKAFVEAFKAKYGKDAVIGDVTQAAYLGPWLWKAAVEKAGSFDVDKVVAASPGIELKTAPEGYVKIHENHHLWSKSRIGEVQPNGQFKVIYESDLIEPNPFPKGYQ; from the coding sequence ATGGCACCACGATTGATCCGCTCCACACCGCTGTTGGCCCTGTCATTGCTGGCGGCCGCTCTGTTCAGCCAGGGCGTACTGGCCGATAACGAAGGCCTGGCCGTGACCCCTACCGAAGTGACCGTCGGCCAGTTGCACTCGGCCACCGGCACCATGGCGATTTCCGAAACCGGCTCGATTCAGGCCGAGCGCCTGGCCATCGAGCAGATCAATGCCTCAGGCGGGATTCTGGGACGGCAGATCAAGGTGATCCAGGAAGACGGCGCCTCTGACTGGCCGACCTTCGCAGAAAAGGCCAAGAAGCTGCTGGTCAACGACAAGGTCGCCGCCGTGTTCGGCTGCTGGACCTCGGCCTCGCGCAAAGCCGTGCTGCCGATCTTCGAGAAAGAAAACGGCTTGCTCTACTACCCGACCTTCTATGAAGGCCTGGAACAGTCGAAAAACGTGATCTACACCGGCCAGGAAGCTACCCAGCAAATCCTTGCCAGCCTCGACTGGATCGCCAAGACCAAAGGTGCCAAGACGTTCTACCTGGTCGGCTCGGACTACATCTGGCCGCGCACCTCGATGAAAATCGCGCGCAAGCACATTGAAAACGTACTGCACGGCACCGTGGTCGGCGAAGACTATTACCCGCTGGGCAACACCCAGTTCGGCTCGCTGATCAACAAGGTCAAGCTGAAGAAACCGGACGTGGTGTTCGCGGCCGTGGTCGGTGGTTCCAACGTGGCGTTCTACAAACAACTGAATGCGGCGGGTGTGAACGCGTCCAAGCAAACCTTGCTGACCCTGTCGGTGACCGAGGATGAATTGCTCGGCATTGGCGGCGAAAACATGGCTGGTTTCTACGCCTCGATGAAGTACTTCCAAAGCCTGGACAACCCGAACAACAAAGCCTTCGTCGAAGCCTTCAAGGCCAAGTATGGCAAGGATGCGGTGATCGGCGACGTGACCCAGGCGGCCTACCTCGGCCCATGGCTGTGGAAAGCGGCGGTGGAGAAGGCCGGCAGTTTCGACGTGGATAAAGTCGTGGCCGCTTCGCCGGGCATCGAGCTGAAAACCGCGCCGGAAGGCTACGTGAAGATCCACGAGAACCATCACCTGTGGAGCAAGTCGCGTATCGGTGAAGTGCAGCCCAACGGCCAGTTCAAGGTGATCTACGAGTCGGATCTGATTGAGCCGAACCCGTTTCCTAAAGGCTACCAATAA
- a CDS encoding ATP-binding protein — protein MHPTSGTQRIVKIRRDYNTWVADETMEDYALRYTPKSFRKWSELRIANTALGAVSFLALEAIGGVLALSYGFTNTFWAILAISLVIFLTGLPISYYAARYGVDMDLLTRGAGFGYIGSTITSLIYASFTFLFFALEAAIMALALELYFHIPLAIAYVICSLLVIPLVAYGVTLISRLQLWTQPVWLLLLVLPYGFVWWKNPDAFSDWTSFLGRSGDGGGFNLLAFCAACTVALSLVTQIGEQVDYLRFLPEKTAANRKRWWAALLCAGPGWIIPGALKMFAGAFLAFLALQHEIPMERAAEPTQMYLVAFRYVFSSPEWALGAMVLFVFISQMKINLTNAYAGSLAWSNFFARVTHSHPGRVVWLVFNVAIALMLMELGVFDVIDQVLGLYANIAIAWIGTLVADLVINKPLGLSPKHIEFKRAHLYDINPVGVGSMLIASLLSILAHFGLFGALAHAAPPFVALGTALIMAPLLAWLTRGKYYIARTSDVQLIHPVAPATHAVCGLCSNPFETADMAFCPAYSTPICSLCCSLDARCGDRCKPHARLVTQFESALRWLLPNSLMPRLHTRLAHYLGLLLVLVLLLAGALALIYVQAAQGLPHSETLYQAFFKAFLTLSVLAAVLAWWVVLTRESRRVAQEESDRQTLLLMQEIDAHSLTDQALQQAKEASEAANAAKSRYVTGLSHELRTPLNSILGFTQILQRDNGMPEQHQDALATILRSGSHLLSLIDGLLDVAKIEAGKLRLELTEIPFPELIHDLEQMFTPQAQDKGLRFRLDCVGKIPAVVRGDEKRVRQILINLLGNAVNFTDSGEVCLRVSYMRETANFEIIDTGIGIDPEQIERIFQPFERGDLMRQDKGVGLGLTITRMLTSLMGGELRVTSELDKGTCFQVRLFLSQVRAPQAVVHVEHDIIGYQGERRRILVVDDHVDHRKVLSGMLTPLGFEVIQASNGQDAIRQVALLAPDLILMDLSMPTLDGLETSRLIRRNALSSAPIIVISANAFTDDRERSIAAACNDYLAKPVRTPELLGRLQQHLGLQWLRRTKTSKAPPPPSVLPSPEDLAALAELSAIGYVRGLHDKLDMILEHRPDTEPFISKVRGLLKGFRLDELNRTLKEAEDECTHPQH, from the coding sequence GTGCACCCCACCTCTGGCACTCAGCGCATCGTCAAGATCCGCCGCGACTACAACACCTGGGTCGCCGACGAGACCATGGAAGACTACGCCCTGCGCTACACCCCAAAATCCTTTCGCAAATGGTCGGAGCTGCGCATCGCCAACACCGCCCTGGGCGCCGTGTCGTTCCTGGCGCTGGAAGCCATCGGCGGTGTACTGGCCTTGAGTTACGGCTTCACCAACACCTTCTGGGCGATCCTCGCGATCAGCCTGGTGATCTTCCTCACCGGCCTGCCCATCAGCTATTACGCCGCACGTTACGGTGTGGACATGGACCTGCTGACCCGCGGCGCCGGCTTCGGTTACATCGGCTCAACCATCACCTCGCTGATCTACGCCAGCTTCACCTTCCTGTTCTTCGCCCTGGAAGCGGCGATCATGGCCCTGGCGCTGGAGCTGTATTTTCATATCCCGTTGGCCATCGCCTATGTCATTTGCTCGCTGCTGGTGATTCCGCTGGTGGCCTACGGCGTAACCCTGATCAGCCGCCTGCAACTGTGGACACAACCGGTCTGGCTGCTGTTGCTGGTGCTGCCCTACGGCTTCGTGTGGTGGAAAAACCCCGATGCCTTCAGCGACTGGACCAGTTTCCTCGGGCGCAGTGGCGACGGCGGCGGGTTCAACCTGTTGGCGTTCTGCGCCGCCTGCACGGTGGCGCTGTCGCTGGTGACGCAGATTGGCGAACAGGTGGACTACCTGCGCTTTCTACCGGAAAAAACCGCCGCCAACCGCAAGCGTTGGTGGGCCGCCCTGCTCTGCGCCGGCCCCGGCTGGATTATCCCCGGGGCGTTGAAAATGTTCGCCGGTGCGTTCCTGGCCTTCCTTGCCCTGCAACATGAAATCCCCATGGAGCGCGCCGCCGAGCCGACCCAGATGTACCTCGTCGCGTTCCGCTACGTGTTCAGCTCGCCGGAATGGGCACTCGGCGCGATGGTGCTGTTCGTGTTCATCTCCCAGATGAAGATCAACCTGACCAACGCCTACGCCGGTTCCCTGGCCTGGTCGAACTTCTTCGCCCGCGTAACCCACAGCCACCCCGGGCGCGTGGTATGGCTGGTGTTCAACGTGGCGATTGCGCTGATGCTGATGGAGCTTGGCGTGTTCGATGTCATCGACCAGGTGCTGGGGCTCTACGCCAACATCGCGATTGCCTGGATCGGCACGCTGGTGGCCGACCTGGTCATCAACAAGCCCCTGGGCCTGTCGCCCAAACACATCGAGTTCAAGCGCGCGCACCTTTACGACATCAACCCGGTGGGCGTCGGCTCAATGCTGATCGCTTCATTGCTGTCGATCCTCGCCCACTTCGGCCTGTTCGGCGCACTGGCCCACGCCGCGCCGCCCTTCGTTGCGCTGGGCACGGCGCTGATCATGGCGCCGCTCTTGGCCTGGCTGACCCGGGGCAAGTACTACATCGCCCGCACCAGTGATGTACAGCTGATTCACCCGGTCGCCCCCGCCACCCACGCGGTCTGCGGCCTGTGCAGCAACCCGTTCGAAACCGCCGACATGGCGTTCTGCCCGGCCTACAGCACGCCCATCTGCTCACTGTGCTGCTCGCTGGACGCACGTTGCGGTGATCGCTGCAAACCCCACGCCCGGCTGGTTACCCAGTTTGAAAGTGCATTGCGCTGGTTGCTGCCGAACTCCTTGATGCCACGCCTGCACACCCGGCTGGCCCACTATTTGGGGTTGTTATTGGTCCTGGTGCTGCTGCTCGCGGGGGCGTTGGCACTGATCTACGTTCAGGCTGCCCAAGGGCTGCCCCATTCAGAGACCCTGTATCAGGCGTTCTTCAAGGCGTTTCTCACGCTCTCGGTGCTGGCCGCCGTGCTCGCCTGGTGGGTGGTGCTGACGCGCGAAAGCCGGCGTGTCGCCCAGGAAGAATCCGACCGCCAGACCCTGCTGCTGATGCAGGAAATCGACGCCCACAGCCTCACCGACCAAGCCCTGCAACAGGCCAAGGAAGCCTCGGAAGCCGCGAATGCCGCCAAGAGCCGCTACGTCACCGGGCTGTCCCACGAACTGCGCACGCCGCTCAACAGCATCCTCGGCTTCACCCAGATCCTGCAGCGCGACAACGGTATGCCTGAACAACATCAGGACGCCCTGGCGACCATCCTGCGCAGCGGCTCGCATTTGCTGTCGCTGATCGACGGCCTGCTCGACGTGGCCAAGATCGAGGCCGGCAAGCTGCGCCTGGAACTCACCGAAATCCCCTTCCCGGAATTGATCCACGACCTGGAACAGATGTTCACCCCGCAGGCGCAGGACAAGGGCCTGCGCTTTCGCCTCGACTGCGTGGGCAAGATCCCGGCAGTGGTGCGCGGTGATGAAAAACGCGTGCGCCAGATCCTGATCAACCTGCTGGGCAACGCGGTGAATTTCACCGACAGCGGCGAGGTGTGCCTGCGGGTCAGCTACATGCGCGAGACCGCCAATTTTGAAATCATCGACACCGGCATCGGTATTGATCCGGAGCAGATCGAGCGGATTTTCCAGCCGTTCGAACGCGGCGATTTGATGCGCCAGGACAAAGGCGTGGGCCTGGGCCTGACCATCACGCGCATGCTCACCTCGTTGATGGGCGGCGAACTGCGGGTCACCAGCGAACTGGACAAGGGCACGTGCTTCCAGGTGCGGCTGTTCCTCTCCCAAGTGCGCGCGCCGCAAGCGGTGGTGCATGTGGAGCACGACATCATCGGCTATCAAGGTGAACGCCGACGCATCCTGGTAGTAGACGACCACGTTGACCATCGCAAGGTGCTTAGCGGCATGCTCACACCCTTGGGTTTTGAAGTGATCCAGGCCAGTAACGGCCAGGATGCGATCCGCCAGGTGGCGTTGCTGGCGCCGGATTTGATCCTGATGGACCTGTCGATGCCGACCCTGGACGGCTTGGAAACCAGCCGCTTGATCCGCCGCAATGCGCTGTCCAGCGCGCCGATTATCGTGATCTCGGCCAACGCCTTTACCGACGATCGCGAACGCAGCATCGCCGCCGCCTGCAATGACTACCTGGCCAAGCCGGTGCGCACCCCGGAGCTGCTTGGGCGCCTGCAACAGCATCTGGGTTTGCAGTGGCTGCGCCGCACCAAGACGTCCAAGGCACCGCCGCCGCCCAGTGTGCTGCCCAGCCCTGAAGACCTCGCCGCGCTCGCCGAACTCAGCGCCATCGGCTATGTGCGTGGCCTGCACGACAAACTCGACATGATCCTTGAACACCGCCCGGACACTGAACCTTTCATCAGCAAAGTCCGCGGTTTGCTCAAGGGTTTCCGCCTGGATGAACTCAACCGAACCCTCAAGGAGGCCGAAGATGAATGCACTCACCCGCAGCACTGA
- a CDS encoding response regulator → MNALTRSTEPGVVLIVDDTPDNLAMLSDALDDAGYMVLVALDGLSALNRVQRRRPDLILLDAMMPGLDGFETCRRLKAQPASADIPVVFMTGLTDSKHVVQGFEVGGSDYVTKPIQTDEVLARVAAHLRTSRILLSARAATQPSVLTLEDAPAQRLLSARFQLTEREVEVLRWVACGKTNRDIGDILGLSPRTVNKHLEHVYVKLGVETRTAATSVALAAI, encoded by the coding sequence ATGAATGCACTCACCCGCAGCACTGAACCCGGCGTGGTGCTGATCGTCGACGACACCCCGGACAACCTCGCCATGCTCTCCGATGCCCTCGACGACGCCGGCTACATGGTGCTGGTCGCCCTCGACGGCCTCAGCGCGCTGAACCGCGTGCAACGACGGCGCCCGGACCTGATCCTGCTGGACGCGATGATGCCCGGCCTGGATGGCTTCGAAACCTGCCGCCGGCTCAAGGCGCAGCCCGCCAGCGCAGACATCCCGGTGGTGTTCATGACCGGGCTGACCGACAGCAAGCATGTGGTGCAGGGCTTTGAAGTGGGCGGCAGCGACTATGTGACCAAGCCGATCCAGACCGATGAGGTATTGGCACGGGTGGCAGCGCATTTGCGCACGTCACGCATTTTGCTCTCGGCACGGGCGGCCACGCAGCCGAGTGTGTTGACCCTGGAAGACGCACCGGCGCAGCGGCTGTTGTCGGCCAGGTTCCAACTGACCGAGCGCGAGGTGGAAGTGCTGCGCTGGGTGGCGTGCGGCAAGACCAATCGGGATATCGGCGATATTTTGGGGTTGAGCCCCAGGACGGTGAACAAGCATCTGGAGCATGTGTATGTGAAATTGGGGGTGGAGACTCGCACGGCCGCCACGTCAGTAGCATTGGCCGCAATCTGA